In the genome of Drosophila pseudoobscura strain MV-25-SWS-2005 chromosome 3, UCI_Dpse_MV25, whole genome shotgun sequence, one region contains:
- the sei gene encoding potassium voltage-gated channel subfamily H member 2 isoform X4: MFDDKKESLSRFPKNVAEHGTLVYHKFLRASDSSVSIDLKIKSKAEGKYEHSEWNIADCYFSPLILQINNKKECLKRVKTIRSEHQLEPSNITARGDIKSTQSKSYINQKTVKKCVKCDKKKLYFRYQSSERECESFCSYKNNNDVYRSHKGSSSSYECMLNNIKYNRPIEKSVENGLGEHFDDVLDKEALLGSKSEPKMQEPIETIISLRGNILHDQKLQNNKYHKWTLLHYSPFKAVWDWIILILVMYTAIFTPYVAAFLLGEKDYQRRNNKYINSDPIVIIDLIVDVTFIVDILINFRTTFVNGQDEVVSHPGRIAVHYLSGWFLIDLVAAVPFDLLLVGDDETDEVSDETTTLIGLLKTARLLRLVRVARKIDRYSEYGAAVLILLMATFILIAHWLACIWYAIGNAEKSMATKNIGWLHSLSFDIQEPYFENKTGGPSIKSRYITALYFTFTSLTSVGFGNVAPNTDAEKAFTICVMLVGSLMYASIFGNVSAIIQRLYSGTARYHTQMLRVREFVRFHQIPNPLRQRLEEYFQHAWTYTNGIDMNSLLKGFPECLQADICLHLNRKLLTTCPAFSNASPGCLRAFSLKFKTTHAPPGDILVHRGDVLTSLFFIARGSIEIQRNSNAIVVLGKNDIFGENPCMYPTLGKSNGVVRALTYCDIHKIHRDDLLDVLDLYPEFLESFVNNLVLTYNMRDDDNCGVDVKHRYLRARNSDNMRSSSDIPSIRIVGLRYKNHKLNTSVHKVKTENSRDLNIFIENEIANYHLDLFENNN, translated from the exons GCTACTTTTCGCCTCTGATATtacaaattaataataaaaaagaatgTTTGAAGAGAGTCAAAACTATTAGAAGTGAACATCAACTTGAACCATCTAATATTACTGCGAGAGGTGATATTAAGTCGACCCAATCAAAAAGCTATATCAATCAAAAAACGGTCAAAAAATGTGTGAAATGCGATAAAAAGAAACTATATTTTCGGTATCAGAgttcagagagagagtgcgaatCGTTTTGTTCGTATAAAAACAATAATGATGTTTATCGAAGTCATAAGGGTAGTAGCAGCTCTTATGAATGCATGCTTAATAATATCAAGTACAACCGCCCGATTGAGAAGTCGGTTGAGAACGGATTGGGAGAGCACTTCGACGATGTTTTGGATAAAGAAGCTCTGCTTGGATCAAAGAGTGAACCCAAGATGCAAGAACCCATTGAGAcg ATTATTTCTTTACGAGGGAACATATTACATGACCAGAAGCTGCAAAACAACAAGTACCATAAATGGACCCTTTTGCACTACTCGCCATTCAAAGCTGTATGGGATTGGATTATATTAATACTTGTTATGTATACTGCAATATTCACGCCCTATGTTGCTGCATTTCTGCTGGGTGAAAAAGATTACCAAAGAAGAAATAACAAATATATAAACTCAGATCCCATTGTCATAATAGATTTAATCG TCGACGTTACATTTATCGTCGACATTCTTATTAACTTTCGAACTACTTTTGTGAACGGTCAGGATGAAGTGGTATCCCATCCAGGACGTATAGCCGTTCATTATTTGAGCGGATGGTTCCTTATTGATTTGGTGGCAGCGGTTCCCTTCGACTTGCTTCTGGTTGGCGATGATGAGACCGATGAGGTAAGCGATGAG ACTACTACCCTAATCGGACTACTAAAAACTGCTCGACTCTTAAGATTGGTTCGTGTTGCACGTAAAATTGACCGGTATTCGGAATATGGTGCCGCTGTACTTATATTGCTAATGGCCACGTTTATTTTGATTGCCCATTGGTTGGCCTGCATATG GTACGCAATTGGAAACGCTGAAAAATCAATGGCTACGAAAAATATAGGCTGGTTGCATTCCCTATCTTTTGATATTCAAGAGCCTTATTTTGAAAACAAAACTGGTGGACCTTCAATAAAG TCACGTTATATTACAGCTTTGTACTTCACATTTACGTCCCTCACCTCTGTTGGATTTGGAAATGTTGCGCCTAACACGGATGCCGAAAAAGCGTTCACAATATGTGTTATGCTAGTTGGAT CTCTCATGTATGCCAGTATTTTTGGAAACGTGTCAGCTATAATACAAAGACTTTACTCGGGAACTGCAAGGTACCATACTCAAATGTTGCGCGTTCGGGAATTCGTGCGCTTTCACCAG ATTCCAAATCCTCTGAGACAGAGACTGGAAGAATATTTTCAACATGCGTGGACATACACCAATGGAATTGATATGAACTCGCTCTTGAAAGGCTTTCCAGAGTGTCTCCAAGCAGATATATGTTTGCATTTAAATAGAAAGCTATTGACAACGTGCCCAGCCTTTTCAAACGCTAGCCCAGGATGCTTGAG AGCTTTCTCTCTTAAATTCAAAACCACTCATGCGCCACCAGGGGACATATTAGTACACAGGGGAGATGTACTCAcctctttgttttttattgcacGAGGATCGATAGAAATTCAAAGAAACAGTAACGCGATCGTCGTCTTAG GAAAAAATGACATATTTGGCGAGAACCCATGCATGTACCCAACGCTTGGTAAATCTAATGGTGTCGTTAGGGCGCTGACCTATTGCGACATTCATAAGATACACAGAGATGACTTGCTGGACGTTCTTGATCTGTATCCTGAATTTCTTGAAAGTTTCGTTAACAACCTGGTCCTTACATACAATATGAGAGAT GACGATAATTGCGGTGTCGACGTTAAACATCGCTACTTGAGGGCAAGGAATTCTGATAATATGAGGAGCTCAAGTGATATACCTTCTATAAGAAT AGTTGGATTACGttataaaaatcataaattaaatacttCTGTCCATAAAGTGAAAACGGAGAACTCCCGAGATCTTAATATAttcattgaaaatgaaatcgCAAACTATCATTTAGATCtatttgaaaataataattaa
- the sei gene encoding potassium voltage-gated channel subfamily H member 2 isoform X3: MDILINASMFDDKKESLSRFPKNVAEHGTLVYHKFLRASDSSVSIDLKIKSKAEGKYEHSEWNIADCYFSPLILQINNKKECLKRVKTIRSEHQLEPSNITARGDIKSTQSKSYINQKTVKKCVKCDKKKLYFRYQSSERECESFCSYKNNNDVYRSHKGSSSSYECMLNNIKYNRPIEKSVENGLGEHFDDVLDKEALLGSKSEPKMQEPIETIISLRGNILHDQKLQNNKYHKWTLLHYSPFKAVWDWIILILVMYTAIFTPYVAAFLLGEKDYQRRNNKYINSDPIVIIDLIVDVTFIVDILINFRTTFVNGQDEVVSHPGRIAVHYLSGWFLIDLVAAVPFDLLLVGDDETDEVSDETTTLIGLLKTARLLRLVRVARKIDRYSEYGAAVLILLMATFILIAHWLACIWYAIGNAEKSMATKNIGWLHSLSFDIQEPYFENKTGGPSIKSRYITALYFTFTSLTSVGFGNVAPNTDAEKAFTICVMLVGSLMYASIFGNVSAIIQRLYSGTARYHTQMLRVREFVRFHQIPNPLRQRLEEYFQHAWTYTNGIDMNSLLKGFPECLQADICLHLNRKLLTTCPAFSNASPGCLRAFSLKFKTTHAPPGDILVHRGDVLTSLFFIARGSIEIQRNSNAIVVLGKNDIFGENPCMYPTLGKSNGVVRALTYCDIHKIHRDDLLDVLDLYPEFLESFVNNLVLTYNMRDDDNCGVDVKHRYLRARNSDNMRSSSDIPSIRIVGLRYKNHKLNTSVHKVKTENSRDLNIFIENEIANYHLDLFENNN, encoded by the exons GCTACTTTTCGCCTCTGATATtacaaattaataataaaaaagaatgTTTGAAGAGAGTCAAAACTATTAGAAGTGAACATCAACTTGAACCATCTAATATTACTGCGAGAGGTGATATTAAGTCGACCCAATCAAAAAGCTATATCAATCAAAAAACGGTCAAAAAATGTGTGAAATGCGATAAAAAGAAACTATATTTTCGGTATCAGAgttcagagagagagtgcgaatCGTTTTGTTCGTATAAAAACAATAATGATGTTTATCGAAGTCATAAGGGTAGTAGCAGCTCTTATGAATGCATGCTTAATAATATCAAGTACAACCGCCCGATTGAGAAGTCGGTTGAGAACGGATTGGGAGAGCACTTCGACGATGTTTTGGATAAAGAAGCTCTGCTTGGATCAAAGAGTGAACCCAAGATGCAAGAACCCATTGAGAcg ATTATTTCTTTACGAGGGAACATATTACATGACCAGAAGCTGCAAAACAACAAGTACCATAAATGGACCCTTTTGCACTACTCGCCATTCAAAGCTGTATGGGATTGGATTATATTAATACTTGTTATGTATACTGCAATATTCACGCCCTATGTTGCTGCATTTCTGCTGGGTGAAAAAGATTACCAAAGAAGAAATAACAAATATATAAACTCAGATCCCATTGTCATAATAGATTTAATCG TCGACGTTACATTTATCGTCGACATTCTTATTAACTTTCGAACTACTTTTGTGAACGGTCAGGATGAAGTGGTATCCCATCCAGGACGTATAGCCGTTCATTATTTGAGCGGATGGTTCCTTATTGATTTGGTGGCAGCGGTTCCCTTCGACTTGCTTCTGGTTGGCGATGATGAGACCGATGAGGTAAGCGATGAG ACTACTACCCTAATCGGACTACTAAAAACTGCTCGACTCTTAAGATTGGTTCGTGTTGCACGTAAAATTGACCGGTATTCGGAATATGGTGCCGCTGTACTTATATTGCTAATGGCCACGTTTATTTTGATTGCCCATTGGTTGGCCTGCATATG GTACGCAATTGGAAACGCTGAAAAATCAATGGCTACGAAAAATATAGGCTGGTTGCATTCCCTATCTTTTGATATTCAAGAGCCTTATTTTGAAAACAAAACTGGTGGACCTTCAATAAAG TCACGTTATATTACAGCTTTGTACTTCACATTTACGTCCCTCACCTCTGTTGGATTTGGAAATGTTGCGCCTAACACGGATGCCGAAAAAGCGTTCACAATATGTGTTATGCTAGTTGGAT CTCTCATGTATGCCAGTATTTTTGGAAACGTGTCAGCTATAATACAAAGACTTTACTCGGGAACTGCAAGGTACCATACTCAAATGTTGCGCGTTCGGGAATTCGTGCGCTTTCACCAG ATTCCAAATCCTCTGAGACAGAGACTGGAAGAATATTTTCAACATGCGTGGACATACACCAATGGAATTGATATGAACTCGCTCTTGAAAGGCTTTCCAGAGTGTCTCCAAGCAGATATATGTTTGCATTTAAATAGAAAGCTATTGACAACGTGCCCAGCCTTTTCAAACGCTAGCCCAGGATGCTTGAG AGCTTTCTCTCTTAAATTCAAAACCACTCATGCGCCACCAGGGGACATATTAGTACACAGGGGAGATGTACTCAcctctttgttttttattgcacGAGGATCGATAGAAATTCAAAGAAACAGTAACGCGATCGTCGTCTTAG GAAAAAATGACATATTTGGCGAGAACCCATGCATGTACCCAACGCTTGGTAAATCTAATGGTGTCGTTAGGGCGCTGACCTATTGCGACATTCATAAGATACACAGAGATGACTTGCTGGACGTTCTTGATCTGTATCCTGAATTTCTTGAAAGTTTCGTTAACAACCTGGTCCTTACATACAATATGAGAGAT GACGATAATTGCGGTGTCGACGTTAAACATCGCTACTTGAGGGCAAGGAATTCTGATAATATGAGGAGCTCAAGTGATATACCTTCTATAAGAAT AGTTGGATTACGttataaaaatcataaattaaatacttCTGTCCATAAAGTGAAAACGGAGAACTCCCGAGATCTTAATATAttcattgaaaatgaaatcgCAAACTATCATTTAGATCtatttgaaaataataattaa